Within the Flavobacterium sp. CG_23.5 genome, the region TACTGCCACTAAATCCATACTGTCGCTTTTTATTTTTAAAAGCGATTGTTTAATTTTATTTTTTGCTTGTTCTAATTTTAATTCCTTTTCGTTTTCAATGGATTGAATTTGAGTAGAAAGGGTATTTACTTTAGAGTTGTATGACTGTACGGATTGTTTTTTTGCATTGACTTGATTTTTAGTGTTTTTCACTAGATTTGGATCCATGTATTCTTCTTTTATTTCTGAAATAAAAAGAATTGTATCTCCTTTGTTGACAAAATCCCCCTCCTGAACATACCATTTTTCTATTCTTCCCGATATTACACTTTGGATGGATTGTGGCCTTTGGTTGGGTTTTAAAGTGGTTACAGCTCCTGTGCCCGAAACATTTTGTGTCCATGGTAAGAAAAGTATAACGATTCCCACTATTGAAACTCCTGCAATAATCTTATTTAAAATTTTATAATGAGGCCTGTTTTCTAAATTTTTCACCGTTGCATATCGATTTAGTGACTGCAATTTTGTTTTGTTATCAGATATGTTTAGCATGACTAATTGTTTTTTAAATCAAATTGAATAGCTCCGTTTTGAATGGTGATTGTACGGTCGCATTTTGTTATCCAATACGGATTTTTTGAAGAAACAATAATGGTCCATTTGTTTTTTTCTGAAGTGATGAAATCAATTATTTCATTAGCTACTTTTTCATCCATAGTGTCAGTTGGATCTTCATAAAATAGTATTTTTGGCTTATGGATAATACTTCTGGCTAACAGGATTTTCTGTGCATTGGAAGACGATAATTGCCTTCCTTCCGGAAAAATTTTCGTGTTCAACCCCTTTGGTAATGTTTTAATTAACGATGTTAATTGAACACCAGTGATAGCCCACTTTAAATCTTCCTGACTTATATTTTTATCATTGAAAGTCAGGTTTTCTAAAATTGTTCCTTCAAATGGGGTCTCATCATTAATAATACTTCCTATTTGGGATCGATACTGCTTTAGATCAATCTTTCTAAAAGTATCGTCATTTATGAAAAATGAACCGGATGTGGGCTGCAACAAACCGGATAATATTCGGATAAGTGTCGTTTTTCCAGAACCATTTTCACCTTCAATGAATATTTTTTCTCCTTGATTAATTTTTAAAGAAATAGCACCTAATATAGTTTCATTTGAATCAGGAAATTTAAATTTTACATTTTCAGTTTCTAATGTAATGTCAGTGAGATAATTTAGATTTTCTAGATCCGTTTCTTGTATTTCCTCTAAATTCATGTCGGTTATCTGTCCAATTTTTTCGATGGAAGTTAAAACATCATAAAAAGTTTCTAAACCAATAATGATTTTTTCGACAGAGTTAATTACTAATAAAATAATGATTTCTGCCGCGACAAATTGTCCAATATTCATTTGCTGACTTAAAACTAGAAAGCCTCCAATGGATAGTAAACTTGCCGTTATTATAATTTTAAAAATAATAAGTTGCGTAAACTGCCTTTTTATGACACTAAAATGTTTTTCACGATAAGTAAGATAATCAGCAACCAAACCATCATTTTTTTGTAGAGCAAAATTGTAATTAATTTCCTTTCGAAAACTAAAATTATTCCGAGCTATTTCTTGCAACCAACTTGCTATTTTGTATTTGAATTTAGATTCTTTTAAACTTGTTTCTAATCCAGAATGATACGAAAATTTGAAGATGAAATACAATAAAAACAGTAGCAGTATTCCAAAAACAATAAAGTAAGGATGATATAATGACAAGAGAATAATTCCAAAAGTAATTTGTAGCAATGCTGCTGAAAAATCAATTAGTAATTTTGACGTCCCCTTTTGAATAGTCATCGTGTCAAAAAAACGATTTGCTAATTCTGGAGGATAACTATCATATAATTCCTCGAATTTTATTTTTGGTAAGCGTGCCGCAAATTCAAAAGAGGACCGAACAAATATCTTTTGCTGCAGGT harbors:
- a CDS encoding peptidase domain-containing ABC transporter; its protein translation is MTPLKRFYNLLELDKKDVSQIFFYAIFAGLISLSLPLGIQAIINFIQSGRVSASWIVLIVLVVFGVALVGILSLMQLRITENLQQKIFVRSSFEFAARLPKIKFEELYDSYPPELANRFFDTMTIQKGTSKLLIDFSAALLQITFGIILLSLYHPYFIVFGILLLFLLYFIFKFSYHSGLETSLKESKFKYKIASWLQEIARNNFSFRKEINYNFALQKNDGLVADYLTYREKHFSVIKRQFTQLIIFKIIITASLLSIGGFLVLSQQMNIGQFVAAEIIILLVINSVEKIIIGLETFYDVLTSIEKIGQITDMNLEEIQETDLENLNYLTDITLETENVKFKFPDSNETILGAISLKINQGEKIFIEGENGSGKTTLIRILSGLLQPTSGSFFINDDTFRKIDLKQYRSQIGSIINDETPFEGTILENLTFNDKNISQEDLKWAITGVQLTSLIKTLPKGLNTKIFPEGRQLSSSNAQKILLARSIIHKPKILFYEDPTDTMDEKVANEIIDFITSEKNKWTIIVSSKNPYWITKCDRTITIQNGAIQFDLKNN